atatgtataaatctaATTCTATCTATAATCAATCATCGATCGAGAAAATTTAACGTAGGTACcagataataatatgtcattaatgaaatgttaattacatatctatctatatttccAGAAGATGTAAATGTGCCGCGCGTATCGACCTGCACCCGAGGCAACGGCGCTGCGTTCAGCGAATTCAAACCGAACGGTAAGTAGAGATAATACCTAATTACCTACACTCCTACCTAAGTGTTACTACTATGtacttgtatttaatttatttattgattgattgtgaTATACttgtttcgtatttatttatttattgtgtctaTATTGATAGTACctagtacctatacctatcgTGTATGTGtgataatcaatcaatcaaataaataaataatacgtcatgatgtatgtatgtataccgGGCCTCGAACTCTTTGTTGTCGTATCAACAGAAACGAACATATACTATTGTTCCTCGAATCATATTGCGGCCCTGAAAAGGGccttttttctaaaatcacCATCAGCCATGAGTGACGGCGGCGCAGTGCATCGTCCATCATCACCACCACCACCGGCCGTTGTGCGTCGGCAGCATATATGTAGCGTAACAGCGGCAAGGTACGCAACACGaaacacaacaacaacacGCACGGTGGCGGTGAGGGTGACGAAGGTGTCGTAAATGTTTACGCCTTCTTCTCGGTCTTCTTGGGCAGGAGCACCGCCTGGATGTTGGGCAGTACACCGCCCTGGGCGATTGTGACTCCGGACAGAAGTTTGTTCAACTCCTCGTCGTTGCGGATGGCCAGCTGCAGATGCCTCGGTATGATTCTGGTCTTCTTGTTGTCTCTGGCAGCGTTGCCGGCCAACTCGAGAACCTCAGCGGCCAGGTACTCCATCACGGCGGCGAGGTAAACGGGAGCGCCAGCACCGACTCGCTCGGCATAGTTGCCCTTGCGTAGGAGCCTATGAATACGACCCACGGGGAATTGGAGACCCGCACGGTTCGAGCGGGACTTTGCCTTTCCCTTGACTTTGCCACCTTTACCGCGTCCAGACATAATTGCAAattcttttacaaaataaaacgagCGCAAACACAAGACACTAGCGCACTGTAAGTGAGCGAGAGCgagtttgatttaaaaaaaaggaacacgcgcttatatagttataaagaGACACGCCGTGCGCGAAACGTACAATGAACGATGAGTGTAACGTTAATGGGTGGGGGGGAGAACGTCGATGATTTCATCAATGTATCATTTTGACTGTGTTGGTCCGATATTATGAtgcacatacatatatatgtttaaggATTACATACAGTGCGcgtctattattatttgtatctccttttggcattcacggcacatagtccgatcctttgagaggcttgcgtggggatatgttattattattattactatgaaATGGATACAGCCAGCCGgttacctattataaatgcgtaagagtttgtgaggatgtaggtaggtgtatgatgtgtgtttgttacataCACTTAACTCATTC
This genomic interval from Plodia interpunctella isolate USDA-ARS_2022_Savannah chromosome 30, ilPloInte3.2, whole genome shotgun sequence contains the following:
- the LOC128682415 gene encoding histone H2A; this encodes MSGRGKGGKVKGKAKSRSNRAGLQFPVGRIHRLLRKGNYAERVGAGAPVYLAAVMEYLAAEVLELAGNAARDNKKTRIIPRHLQLAIRNDEELNKLLSGVTIAQGGVLPNIQAVLLPKKTEKKA